In the genome of Pseudomonas sp. LBUM920, one region contains:
- the katB gene encoding catalase KatB produces the protein MKNPIKRRPVIARHALILASASLLSLSVHAANLTRDNGAAVGDNQNSQTAGANGPVLLQDVQLIQKLQRFDRERIPERVVHARGTGAHGTFTVTDDLSDLTKAKVFAAGEATPVFVRFSAVVHGNHSPETLRDPRGFATKFYTAEGNWDLVGNNFPTFFIRDAIKFPDMVHAFKPDPRTNLDDDSRRFDFFSHVPESTRTLTELYSDAGTPASYREMDGNGVHAYKLINAKGEVHYVKFHWKSLQGINNLDPKQVTEVQGRDYSHMTHDLVTHINKGDFPKWDLYVQVLKPEDLAKFDFDPLDATKIWPNVPERKVGQMVLNRNPANVFQETEQVAMAPANLVPGIEPSEDRLLQGRVFSYADTQMYRLGPNALQLPINAPRVTVNNGNQDGAMNAGKTTTGVNYQPSRLLPREEPQAARYSQSALSGSTQQAKIQREQNFKQAGDLYRSYNKKERQDLIDNFGGSLATTDDESKHIILSFLYKADPEYGTGVTKVAKGDLARVKALAEKLTD, from the coding sequence ATGAAGAATCCAATCAAGCGCCGCCCGGTTATCGCGCGACACGCGCTGATACTGGCGAGCGCCAGCCTGCTTTCACTCTCCGTACACGCTGCTAACCTGACCCGCGATAACGGCGCGGCGGTGGGCGACAACCAGAACTCGCAAACGGCCGGCGCCAATGGCCCGGTGCTGTTGCAAGACGTGCAACTGATTCAAAAACTGCAACGCTTTGACCGTGAGCGCATTCCGGAGCGCGTGGTGCATGCCCGTGGCACCGGCGCCCACGGCACCTTCACCGTCACTGACGACCTCAGCGACCTGACCAAGGCCAAAGTGTTCGCCGCAGGCGAGGCCACGCCCGTGTTCGTGCGCTTCTCGGCCGTGGTGCACGGCAACCACTCTCCGGAAACCCTGCGCGACCCACGCGGCTTTGCCACCAAGTTCTATACCGCCGAAGGTAACTGGGACCTGGTCGGCAATAACTTCCCGACTTTCTTTATTCGCGACGCCATCAAGTTCCCGGACATGGTTCATGCGTTCAAACCCGACCCGCGCACTAACCTGGACGACGACTCCCGCCGTTTCGACTTCTTCTCCCATGTTCCAGAGTCCACTCGTACACTCACCGAGTTGTACTCCGACGCCGGCACCCCGGCCAGTTATCGGGAAATGGACGGCAACGGCGTACATGCCTACAAGTTGATTAACGCCAAGGGCGAAGTGCACTACGTCAAGTTCCACTGGAAGAGCCTGCAGGGCATCAACAACCTTGACCCCAAGCAAGTCACCGAAGTGCAAGGGCGTGACTACAGCCACATGACCCACGACTTGGTTACCCACATCAACAAGGGTGACTTCCCCAAGTGGGACCTGTACGTGCAAGTCCTCAAGCCTGAGGACCTGGCCAAGTTCGACTTCGACCCGCTGGACGCCACCAAAATCTGGCCGAACGTACCGGAGCGCAAAGTCGGGCAGATGGTGCTGAACCGTAACCCGGCGAATGTCTTCCAGGAGACCGAACAAGTGGCCATGGCGCCGGCCAACCTGGTGCCAGGTATCGAGCCCTCTGAAGACCGCCTGCTGCAAGGCCGGGTGTTCTCCTACGCCGACACGCAAATGTACCGCCTGGGGCCGAACGCCCTGCAACTGCCGATCAACGCCCCACGGGTAACCGTTAACAACGGTAACCAGGACGGCGCGATGAATGCAGGCAAAACCACTACCGGCGTGAACTACCAGCCAAGCCGCCTGCTGCCGCGCGAAGAGCCGCAAGCCGCGCGCTACAGCCAGTCGGCGCTGTCGGGCAGCACCCAGCAGGCGAAGATCCAGCGTGAGCAGAACTTCAAGCAGGCTGGCGACTTGTACCGCTCGTACAACAAGAAAGAGCGTCAGGACTTGATCGACAACTTTGGCGGCTCGCTGGCCACCACGGATGACGAGAGCAAGCACATCATCCTGTCGTTCCTCTACAAGGCCGACCCGGAGTACGGCACCGGCGTGACCAAGGTCGCCAAGGGTGATTTGGCTCGCGTGAAAGCGCTGGCAGAAAAACTCACTGACTGA
- a CDS encoding PilZ domain-containing protein → MNEQSSDRRRFRRIAFDARTTIAQNGWNWPLQLVDLSLKGLLVQRPDDWQGNRTESFDVDIRLDPQAHIKMQVKLAHDDHGQLGFVCEHIDLDSISHLRRLIELNLGDQEELERELGALLQV, encoded by the coding sequence ATGAACGAACAGTCGTCTGATCGACGCCGTTTTCGGCGTATCGCCTTCGATGCACGAACGACCATTGCGCAGAACGGCTGGAATTGGCCGTTGCAACTGGTGGACTTGTCGCTCAAAGGTTTGCTGGTGCAGCGCCCGGATGACTGGCAGGGCAATCGCACGGAGTCGTTCGACGTGGATATCCGCCTTGACCCGCAGGCGCATATAAAGATGCAGGTGAAGCTGGCCCATGACGATCACGGGCAATTGGGGTTTGTGTGCGAGCACATCGACCTGGACTCGATCAGCCATTTACGCCGGCTGATCGAACTGAACCTCGGCGATCAGGAAGAACTTGAGCGCGAACTGGGCGCACTGCTGCAGGTGTGA
- a CDS encoding ankyrin repeat domain-containing protein produces the protein MRISIGLLMAMLAFVAHAESPDPVALKAQLQDYYFDAARRGDIDMLNTFIESGYGLNTQDDKGYTALILAAYHGQGPFVERLLSAGADACVQDKRGNTALMGAIFKGELKIAQRLLATDCNPDQRNGAGQTAAMYAGLFKRVELLDELKAKGADLNAEDPIGNSASRLASGEIRTPAPR, from the coding sequence ATGCGTATTTCGATTGGTTTACTGATGGCGATGCTGGCCTTTGTCGCCCATGCCGAGTCGCCTGACCCGGTCGCGCTCAAGGCGCAGTTGCAGGACTACTATTTCGACGCCGCCCGCCGTGGCGATATCGACATGCTCAACACCTTCATCGAGTCCGGCTACGGCCTCAACACCCAGGACGACAAGGGCTACACCGCGCTGATCCTCGCCGCCTATCACGGCCAGGGGCCTTTCGTGGAGCGCCTGCTCAGCGCCGGCGCCGACGCCTGCGTGCAAGACAAACGCGGCAACACCGCCCTGATGGGCGCAATTTTCAAAGGCGAGCTGAAAATCGCCCAGCGTCTGCTGGCCACTGACTGCAACCCCGACCAACGCAACGGCGCCGGGCAGACCGCGGCCATGTACGCCGGGTTGTTCAAGCGCGTCGAGTTGTTGGATGAGTTGAAAGCCAAAGGCGCCGACCTCAACGCTGAAGACCCGATCGGCAACAGCGCTTCACGATTGGCCAGTGGTGAAATCCGGACCCCGGCGCCGCGCTGA
- a CDS encoding carbon starvation CstA family protein, translating to MKNNNSLLRHLPWLVLAIVGACALGVVALRRGEAINALWIVVAAVAIYLVAYRYYSLFIANNVMQLDPRRATPAVLNNDGLDYVPTNKHILFGHHFAAIAGAGPLVGPVLAAQMGYLPGTLWLIAGVVLAGAVQDFMVLFLSTRRNGRSLGDMVREEMGRIPGTIALFGCFLIMIIILAVLALIVVKALAESPWGIFTVMATIPIAMFMGVYMRYIRPGRIGEISVIGVLLLLGSIWLGGQIAADPVWAKAFSFTGIQITWMLIGYGFVAAVLPVWLILAPRDYLSTFLKIGTIIALAIGILVTMPELKMPALTQFIDGTGPVWKGGLFPFLFITIACGAVSGFHALISSGTTPKLLDNEVNARYIGYGAMLMESFVAIMAMVAASVIEPGVYFAMNSPAAVVGGDVMAVAQTVSSWGFAITPEALQAVAHDIGETTILARAGGAPTLAVGIAQILHSVLPGENTMAFWYHFAILFEALFILTAVDAGTRAGRFMLQDLLGSFVPSLKRTESWTANLIATAGCVAMWGYLLYQGVIDPLGGINTLWPLFGISNQMLAGIALMLATVVLIKMKRQRYIWVTMLPAVWLLICTTTAGFIKLFDANPAIGFLSLAKKYSDALAGGQILAPAKNIDQMQHVIWNAYTNATLTALFLFVVFSILFYALKVGVAAWGNKERTDKEAPFQAVPDA from the coding sequence ATGAAAAATAATAATAGCCTGCTACGCCACCTACCCTGGCTGGTGCTGGCAATCGTAGGAGCGTGCGCCTTGGGCGTAGTGGCCTTGCGCCGCGGCGAGGCGATCAACGCCTTGTGGATTGTGGTCGCTGCTGTGGCCATCTACCTGGTTGCGTACCGTTACTACAGTCTGTTCATCGCTAACAACGTGATGCAACTCGATCCACGGCGGGCCACCCCCGCAGTGCTCAACAATGACGGTCTGGACTATGTGCCGACCAACAAGCACATCCTTTTTGGCCACCACTTTGCGGCGATTGCCGGTGCAGGCCCGCTGGTCGGCCCGGTACTGGCGGCGCAGATGGGCTACCTGCCCGGCACCCTGTGGCTGATTGCAGGCGTGGTACTGGCCGGTGCAGTGCAAGACTTCATGGTCCTGTTCCTGTCCACCCGTCGTAATGGCCGCTCCCTTGGCGACATGGTTCGCGAAGAGATGGGCCGCATCCCGGGGACCATCGCGTTGTTCGGTTGCTTCCTGATCATGATCATCATCCTCGCGGTGCTGGCGCTGATCGTGGTCAAAGCCCTGGCCGAAAGCCCATGGGGCATCTTCACCGTAATGGCGACCATCCCGATTGCGATGTTCATGGGTGTGTACATGCGCTACATCCGCCCGGGCCGCATTGGTGAAATCTCGGTGATCGGCGTGCTGTTGCTGCTCGGTTCGATCTGGCTGGGCGGGCAGATTGCCGCTGACCCGGTATGGGCCAAGGCCTTCTCCTTCACCGGGATCCAAATCACCTGGATGCTGATCGGCTACGGCTTCGTTGCCGCAGTACTGCCGGTTTGGCTGATCCTGGCGCCGCGTGACTACCTCTCCACCTTCCTCAAAATCGGCACCATCATTGCCTTGGCGATCGGCATTCTGGTCACCATGCCAGAGCTGAAAATGCCGGCGCTGACCCAGTTCATCGACGGCACCGGTCCGGTGTGGAAGGGCGGCCTGTTCCCGTTCCTGTTCATCACCATCGCCTGTGGCGCGGTCTCGGGTTTCCACGCGCTGATTTCCTCGGGCACCACGCCCAAGTTGCTGGATAACGAAGTCAACGCCCGTTACATCGGCTACGGCGCGATGCTGATGGAATCGTTCGTGGCCATCATGGCAATGGTTGCCGCCTCGGTGATCGAACCTGGCGTGTACTTCGCCATGAACAGCCCGGCCGCCGTGGTCGGTGGTGATGTGATGGCCGTGGCACAAACCGTCAGCAGTTGGGGTTTTGCGATTACGCCGGAAGCGCTGCAAGCAGTGGCCCATGACATCGGCGAAACCACCATCCTGGCACGTGCCGGCGGTGCGCCCACCCTCGCGGTGGGTATCGCGCAGATCCTGCACAGTGTGTTGCCGGGTGAAAACACCATGGCGTTCTGGTACCACTTTGCGATCCTGTTCGAAGCGCTGTTCATCCTGACGGCGGTTGACGCCGGTACCCGTGCCGGTCGCTTCATGCTCCAGGACTTGCTCGGCTCCTTCGTGCCGTCGCTCAAGCGTACCGAATCCTGGACTGCCAACCTGATCGCAACCGCAGGTTGCGTGGCAATGTGGGGTTACCTGCTGTACCAAGGCGTGATCGACCCACTGGGCGGCATCAACACCTTGTGGCCGCTGTTCGGTATTTCCAACCAGATGCTGGCCGGGATCGCACTGATGCTCGCCACGGTCGTGCTGATCAAAATGAAACGCCAGCGCTACATCTGGGTGACCATGCTGCCGGCGGTCTGGCTGCTGATCTGCACCACCACGGCGGGCTTCATCAAGCTGTTCGACGCGAACCCTGCGATCGGCTTCCTGTCGCTGGCCAAGAAGTACAGCGATGCCCTGGCAGGCGGCCAGATCCTGGCGCCGGCCAAGAACATCGACCAGATGCAACACGTGATCTGGAACGCCTACACCAACGCAACGCTCACGGCGCTGTTCCTGTTCGTGGTGTTCAGCATCCTGTTCTATGCGCTCAAGGTTGGCGTCGCCGCCTGGGGCAACAAAGAACGTACGGATAAAGAAGCCCCGTTCCAGGCGGTTCCGGACGCGTAA
- a CDS encoding YbdD/YjiX family protein: protein MFNDISRLGKYLGQAARLMVGMPDYDTYVEHMQTKHPDKPVMDYKAFFRERQEARYGGKGGPKCC from the coding sequence ATGTTCAATGACATCAGTCGCCTCGGTAAATACCTCGGTCAGGCCGCGCGCCTGATGGTCGGCATGCCCGACTACGACACCTACGTCGAGCATATGCAAACCAAACACCCGGACAAACCGGTGATGGACTACAAGGCGTTCTTCCGGGAACGCCAGGAAGCCCGTTACGGTGGCAAGGGTGGGCCCAAGTGCTGCTAG
- the radA gene encoding DNA repair protein RadA, which yields MAKAKRMYGCTECGATFPKWAGQCTECGAWNTLTETMIESGGAAAPTGRAGWTGQQAQIKTLAEVSVEEIPRFSTASGELDRVLGGGLVDGSVVLIGGDPGIGKSTILLQTLCSIASRMPALYVTGEESQQQVAMRARRLGLPQDQLRVMTETCIESIIATARIEKPKVMVIDSIQTIFTEQLQSAPGGVSQVRESAALLVRYAKQSGTAIFLVGHVTKEGALAGPRVLEHMVDTVLYFEGESDGRLRLLRAVKNRFGAVNELGVFAMTDRGLKEVSNPSAIFLTRAQEEVPGSVVMATWEGTRPMLVEVQALVDDSHLANPRRVTLGLDQNRLAMLLAVLHRHGGIPTHDQDVFLNVVGGVKVLETASDLALMAAVMSSLRNKPLPHDLLVFGEVGLSGEVRPVPSGQERLKEAAKHGFKRAIVPKGNAPKEMPAGLKVIGVTRLEQALDALFE from the coding sequence ATGGCAAAGGCCAAGCGCATGTACGGCTGCACAGAGTGCGGCGCGACCTTTCCCAAGTGGGCCGGCCAATGCACCGAGTGCGGCGCGTGGAACACCCTGACGGAAACCATGATTGAAAGCGGCGGCGCCGCAGCGCCCACCGGCCGTGCAGGCTGGACCGGGCAACAGGCGCAGATCAAGACCCTGGCGGAAGTCAGCGTCGAAGAAATCCCGCGTTTCTCCACCGCGTCCGGTGAGCTCGACCGCGTGCTCGGCGGCGGCCTGGTGGACGGCTCGGTGGTGCTGATCGGCGGCGACCCGGGCATCGGCAAGTCGACCATCCTGCTGCAAACCCTGTGCAGCATCGCCAGCCGCATGCCGGCGCTGTACGTCACCGGCGAAGAATCCCAGCAGCAGGTGGCGATGCGCGCCCGCCGCCTGGGCTTGCCCCAGGACCAACTGCGGGTAATGACCGAAACCTGCATCGAAAGCATCATCGCCACGGCGCGCATCGAAAAGCCCAAGGTCATGGTGATCGACTCGATCCAGACGATTTTTACCGAACAGCTGCAATCGGCGCCGGGCGGCGTCTCCCAAGTGCGCGAGAGCGCGGCGCTGCTGGTGCGTTATGCCAAGCAGAGCGGCACGGCGATCTTCCTGGTCGGCCATGTAACCAAAGAAGGTGCGCTGGCCGGCCCGCGGGTACTGGAGCACATGGTCGACACCGTGTTGTATTTCGAGGGTGAATCCGATGGCCGTTTGCGGTTGCTGCGGGCGGTGAAGAACCGCTTCGGCGCGGTGAACGAACTGGGCGTGTTTGCCATGACCGACCGTGGGCTTAAAGAAGTCTCCAACCCCTCGGCGATTTTTCTCACACGCGCTCAGGAAGAAGTCCCAGGCAGCGTGGTGATGGCGACGTGGGAAGGCACTCGTCCGATGCTGGTGGAAGTGCAGGCACTGGTGGATGACAGCCATTTGGCCAACCCGCGCCGCGTGACCCTTGGCCTGGACCAGAATCGCCTGGCAATGCTGCTGGCGGTGTTGCACCGTCACGGCGGCATTCCCACCCATGACCAGGATGTGTTTCTCAACGTGGTCGGTGGGGTGAAGGTGCTGGAAACCGCCTCCGACCTGGCGTTGATGGCGGCGGTGATGTCCAGCCTGCGCAATAAACCGTTGCCCCACGATCTGCTGGTGTTTGGTGAGGTTGGCCTGTCGGGCGAAGTGCGCCCGGTGCCGAGCGGCCAGGAGCGTCTGAAGGAGGCGGCCAAGCACGGCTTCAAGCGCGCGATTGTGCCCAAGGGCAACGCGCCCAAGGAAATGCCGGCAGGGTTGAAGGTGATCGGTGTAACCCGCCTGGAGCAGGCGCTGGATGCACTGTTCGAATAA
- the mscL gene encoding large-conductance mechanosensitive channel protein MscL has protein sequence MGVISEFKAFAVKGNVVDMAVGIIIGAAFGKIVSSFVGDVVMPPLGLLIGGVDFGDLAITLKAAQGNVPAVVLAYGKFIQSVVDFLIVAFAIFMGVKAINRLKREEAVAPSLPPTPTKEEVLLGEIRDLLKAQNDKPL, from the coding sequence ATGGGCGTGATCAGTGAGTTCAAGGCCTTCGCGGTCAAAGGCAATGTGGTCGATATGGCCGTCGGTATCATCATCGGCGCCGCATTCGGCAAAATTGTTTCCTCGTTTGTAGGCGACGTCGTAATGCCGCCTCTCGGTCTGCTGATCGGTGGTGTGGACTTCGGCGATTTGGCAATAACACTCAAGGCCGCTCAGGGCAACGTCCCTGCGGTGGTGTTGGCCTACGGCAAGTTTATCCAGAGCGTGGTCGACTTCCTGATCGTCGCGTTTGCAATCTTCATGGGCGTGAAGGCGATCAACCGCCTGAAACGTGAAGAGGCTGTGGCCCCAAGCTTGCCGCCGACCCCGACCAAGGAAGAGGTGTTGCTGGGCGAGATCCGCGATCTGCTCAAGGCACAAAACGACAAGCCGCTTTAA